In Scylla paramamosain isolate STU-SP2022 chromosome 31, ASM3559412v1, whole genome shotgun sequence, one DNA window encodes the following:
- the LOC135116291 gene encoding gelsolin-related protein of 125 kDa-like: MIHTSLEESLPVLTLLRESARCTQTVMEEHVMEEHLKEEHLMEEHLEEKHLKEEHLKEEPVMEEHLKEETVMEEHIKEKHFKEEHFKEEHNMRSKNIYSKKQEVEKHLMEEQNVKDHMMEEQKDEGHVMKEQKVKEPLMEEQEVIEYLDKEQEVKEHLMEEQEIEEHLMEEAVLEEPVKEQPVRDKSMAAQPAVEEPDDSDSDFLDDDVADDSGSKQSSWEECPRLACQGKAPSFRARPENNSMSLATAPPSAAPLHHTRAAAVGRKAPPAPSMQLRCRRPSSRYLEPKAVKTWAQEVDEAEGERPGRVRPADKLPSLHARARPGSDGDPLVTKATAAPATCGGTSGYEAAKGPPQGGTPANNGVRAEGCGTVTSVPGETWLTLSAELKKLVVSRH, from the exons ATGATACACACTTCCCTGGAAGAGTCTCTGCCTGTGCTGACTCTACTTCGAGAGTCTGCCAGGTGCACCCAGACTGTTATGGAAGAACAtgttatggaagaacatcttaaggaagaacatcttatggaagaacatcttgaagaaaaacatcttaaagaagaacatcttaaggaagaacctgttatggaagaacatcttaaggaagaaactgttatggaAGAACATATTAAGGAAAAACATTTTAAGGAAGAACATTTTAAGGAAGAACAC AACATGAGGTCAAAGAACATCTACTCGAAAAAACAAGAGGTCGAAAAACAtctgatggaagaacaaaacgTCAAAGATCAtatgatggaagaacaaaaggacGAAGGACatgtgatgaaagaacaaaaggtcAAAGAGCCtctgatggaagaacaagaggtcaTAGAGTATCTTGATAAAGAACAAGAGGTCAAAGAACATCtgatggaggagcaggagatcgAAGAGCATTTGATGGAAGAGGCTGTGCTGGAAGAGCCTGTGAAGGAACAGCCTGTGCGGGACAAGAGCATGGCGGCCCAGCCTGCAGTGGAAGAGCCTGACGACAGCGACTCTGATTTCCTCGACGACGATGTCGCTGACGACTCAGGCTCCAAGCAGTCGTCTTGGGAAGAGTGTCCGCGGCTTGCATGTCAGGGCAAGGCCCCCTCCTTTAGGGCAAGGCCAGAGAACAACAGCATGAGCTTGGCTACCGCCCCGCCCTCCGCCGcgcccctccaccacacacGAGCTGCTGCTGTGGGCCGCAAGGCGCCGCCCGCACCTTCCATGCAGCTCCGCTGTCGTCGACCCTCCTCCCGCTAC CTGGAGCCCAAGGCTGTCAAGACCTGGGCTCAGGAAGTGGATGAGGCGGAGGGAGAAAGGCCTGGACGTGTTCGCCCCGCAGACAAACTGCCTTCCCTACA CGCGCGGGCGCGCCCTGGGAGCGACGGGGATCCCTTGGTGACTAAAGCTACTGCTGCCCCGGCGACTTGTGGCGGGACGAGCGGCTACGAGGCGGCGAAGGGCCCGCCGCAAG GTGGCACCCCCGCCAACAATGGAGTGAGGGCCGAGGGGTGCGGCACTGTGACATCAGTGCCTGGAGAGACGTGGCTGACGCTCTCCGCGGAGCTGAAGAAGCTCGTTGTATCCAGACACTGA